Proteins from a genomic interval of Gossypium hirsutum isolate 1008001.06 chromosome A09, Gossypium_hirsutum_v2.1, whole genome shotgun sequence:
- the LOC107889070 gene encoding gibberellin 2-beta-dioxygenase 8 isoform X1 has translation MIRNMLQMSNVGSYPPVFRQLNGEGVHPPQQMMAQLKKNNYSMEDTSTTTQEDSVPIPMVDLECLSLHKLGDACKNWGLFRLVNHGIPSTLLTKLQYHAKMLFGLSFESKQALITNPMSYFWGTPALTPSGTALNPAASTSTMNWLEGFNVPLTQLPHFHSEHPMLHCFRLLLEEYGRHLSRIATTLFESMAKNLDLDPKQSESKLDESTAFIRVYRYPPRRSLAGEAWGMIPHTDSSVLSIVNQDHVGGLEIFKDNKWHLVNPIPNTLVVHIGDMMQVYTTHFIQISFIYYMAISDDEYMSVKHRVRVKKQEERLSICYFVFPAEESVIHSSKYKPFTYKDFQEQVQKDTRTLGYKVGLQRFKA, from the exons ATGATTAGAAACATGCTTCAAATGAGCAACGTTGGATCTTACCCTCCTGTGTTTCGCCAGCTGAACGGTGAGGGTGTTCATCCTCCGCAGCAGATGATGGCTCAATTGAAGAAGAACAACTACTCCATGGAAGACACCAGTACCACCACCCAAGAAGATTCAGTTCCAATCCCTATGGTGGATCTTGAGTGCCTTAGCCTGCATAAGCTTGGGGATGCTTGTAAAAATTGGGGTCTTTTTCGTTTGGTTAACCATGGGATCCCTTCAACCCTTTTGACCAAACTTCAGTACCATGCCAAGATGTTGTTTGGTTTATCCTTTGAGTCCAAGCAAGCCTTAATCACTAACCCTATGTCTTATTTCTGGGGCACCCCTGCCTTAACCCCATCTGGGACTGCCCTAAACCCTGCTGCCTCGACTTCAACTATGAACTGGCTCGAAGGGTTTAATGTTCCACTCACTCAACTCCCACACTTCCATTCTGAACATCCTATGCTTCATTGTTTCAG GCTTTTGTTGGAAGAATATGGAAGGCACCTTTCAAGGATTGCCACAACCTTGTTTGAATCAATGGCGAAGAATCTCGATCTTGATCCTAAACAATCCGAGTCTAAGTTAGATGAATCCACTGCATTCATTCGGGTTTACAGGTATCCACCGCGCCGCTCCTTGGCTGGCGAGGCTTGGGGCATGATCCCACACACCGATAGCTCAGTGCTTTCCATAGTGAACCAAGATCATGTTGGGGGACTAGAAATTTTCAAGGACAATAAATGGCACTTGGTTAACCCAATTCCCAACACTCTTGTAGTTCATATCGGTGACATGATGCAGGTCTATACAACCCACttcattcaaatttcatttatatattatatg GCTATAAGTGACGACGAATACATGAGTGTGAAACATAGAGTGAGAGTGAAGAAGCAGGAGGAGCGGCTATCAATCTGCTACTTTGTATTCCCAGCTGAAGAGAGTGTGATCCACAGCTCAAAATATAAACCTTTTACTTACAAAGATTTCCAAGAACAAGTGCAAAAAGACACCAGGACTCTAGGCTATAAAGTTGGCCTCCAAAGGTTCAAAGCTTAA
- the LOC107889070 gene encoding gibberellin 2-beta-dioxygenase 6 isoform X2 yields the protein MIRNMLQMSNVGSYPPVFRQLNGEGVHPPQQMMAQLKKNNYSMEDTSTTTQEDSVPIPMVDLECLSLHKLGDACKNWGLFRLVNHGIPSTLLTKLQYHAKMLFGLSFESKQALITNPMSYFWGTPALTPSGTALNPAASTSTMNWLEGFNVPLTQLPHFHSEHPMLHCFRLLLEEYGRHLSRIATTLFESMAKNLDLDPKQSESKLDESTAFIRVYRYPPRRSLAGEAWGMIPHTDSSVLSIVNQDHVGGLEIFKDNKWHLVNPIPNTLVVHIGDMMQAISDDEYMSVKHRVRVKKQEERLSICYFVFPAEESVIHSSKYKPFTYKDFQEQVQKDTRTLGYKVGLQRFKA from the exons ATGATTAGAAACATGCTTCAAATGAGCAACGTTGGATCTTACCCTCCTGTGTTTCGCCAGCTGAACGGTGAGGGTGTTCATCCTCCGCAGCAGATGATGGCTCAATTGAAGAAGAACAACTACTCCATGGAAGACACCAGTACCACCACCCAAGAAGATTCAGTTCCAATCCCTATGGTGGATCTTGAGTGCCTTAGCCTGCATAAGCTTGGGGATGCTTGTAAAAATTGGGGTCTTTTTCGTTTGGTTAACCATGGGATCCCTTCAACCCTTTTGACCAAACTTCAGTACCATGCCAAGATGTTGTTTGGTTTATCCTTTGAGTCCAAGCAAGCCTTAATCACTAACCCTATGTCTTATTTCTGGGGCACCCCTGCCTTAACCCCATCTGGGACTGCCCTAAACCCTGCTGCCTCGACTTCAACTATGAACTGGCTCGAAGGGTTTAATGTTCCACTCACTCAACTCCCACACTTCCATTCTGAACATCCTATGCTTCATTGTTTCAG GCTTTTGTTGGAAGAATATGGAAGGCACCTTTCAAGGATTGCCACAACCTTGTTTGAATCAATGGCGAAGAATCTCGATCTTGATCCTAAACAATCCGAGTCTAAGTTAGATGAATCCACTGCATTCATTCGGGTTTACAGGTATCCACCGCGCCGCTCCTTGGCTGGCGAGGCTTGGGGCATGATCCCACACACCGATAGCTCAGTGCTTTCCATAGTGAACCAAGATCATGTTGGGGGACTAGAAATTTTCAAGGACAATAAATGGCACTTGGTTAACCCAATTCCCAACACTCTTGTAGTTCATATCGGTGACATGATGCAG GCTATAAGTGACGACGAATACATGAGTGTGAAACATAGAGTGAGAGTGAAGAAGCAGGAGGAGCGGCTATCAATCTGCTACTTTGTATTCCCAGCTGAAGAGAGTGTGATCCACAGCTCAAAATATAAACCTTTTACTTACAAAGATTTCCAAGAACAAGTGCAAAAAGACACCAGGACTCTAGGCTATAAAGTTGGCCTCCAAAGGTTCAAAGCTTAA
- the LOC107889069 gene encoding PHD finger-like domain-containing protein 5A, translating into MAKHHPDLIMCRKQPGIAIGRLCEKCDGKCVICDSYVRPCTLVRVCDECNYGSFQGRCVICGGVGISDAYYCKECTQQEKDRDGCPKIVNLGSAKTDLFYERKKYGFKKR; encoded by the coding sequence ATGGCTAAGCACCATCCTGATTTGATCATGTGCCGGAAACAGCCGGGGATTGCAATAGGACGATTATGTGAGAAGTGTGATGGCAAGTGTGTAATCTGTGACTCTTATGTCCGCCCTTGCACGCTTGTGCGAGTTTGCGATGAATGCAACTATGGGTCGTTTCAAGGTAGGTGTGTTATCTGTGGAGGGGTGGGGATATCCGATGCATATTACTGTAAGGAGTGTACTCAGCAAGAGAAAGATCGCGATGGTTGTCCAAAAATTGTTAATCTCGGGAGTGCTAAAACAGACTTATTCTATGAACGTAAAAAATATGGTTTTAAGAAAAGATGA